In the genome of Pseudorca crassidens isolate mPseCra1 chromosome 14, mPseCra1.hap1, whole genome shotgun sequence, one region contains:
- the ODC1 gene encoding ornithine decarboxylase, with translation MNNFSNEEFDCHFLDEGFTAKDILDQKINEVSSSDDKDAFYVADLGDILKKHLRWFKALPRVTPFYAVKCNDSRTIVKTLAAIGTGFDCASKTEIQLVQSLGVPPERIIYANPCKQVSQIKYAANNGVQMMTFDSEVELMKVARAHPKAKLVLRIATDDSKAVCRLSVKFGATLKTSRLLLERAKELDIDVIGVSFHVGSGCTDPETFVQAISDARCVFDMGAEVGFNMYLLDIGGGFPGSEDVKLKFEEITSVINPALDKYFPSDSGVRIIAEPGRYYVASAFTLAVNIIAKKRVLKEQTGSDDEDESSEQTFMYYVNDGVYGSFNCILYDHAHVKPLLQKRPKPDEKYYSSSIWGPTCDGLDRIVERCNLPEMHVGDWMLFENMGAYTVAAASTFNGFQRPTIYYVMSGPTWQLMQQIQNHDFPPGVEEQDIGTLPVSCAWESGMKRHPAARASARINV, from the exons ATGAACAACTTTAGTAATGAAGAGTTTGACTGCCATTTCCTGGATGAAGGCTTTACTGCCAAGGACATTCTGGACcaaaaaattaatgaagtttcttcttct GACGATAAGGATGCCTTCTATGTTGCGGACCTGGGAGACATCCTGAAGAAACATCTGAGATGGTTTAAAGCTCTTCCTCGGGTCACCCCCTTTTATGCAGTCAAATGCAATGATAGCAGAACCATAGTGAAGACCCTAGCTGCCATAGGGACAGGATTTGACTGTGCCAGCAAG ACTGAAATCCAGTTGGTGCAGAGTCTCGGGGTGCCTCCAGAGAGGATTATCTATGCAAATCCTTGTAAACAAGTGTCTCAGATTAAATACGCTGCCAATAATGGAGTCCAGATGATGACTTTTGATAGTGAAGTTGAGTTGATGAAAGTTGCCAGGGCACATCCAAAGGCCAA GTTGGTTTTGCGGATTGCCACTGATGATTCCAAAGCAGTCTGTCGCCTCAGTGTCAAATTTGGTGCCACACTCAAAACCAGCAGGCTTCTTTTGGAACGGGCGAAAGAGCTGGATATTGATGTCATTGGTGTCAG CTTCCATGTGGGAAGTGGTTGTACTGATCCGGAGACCTTCGTGCAGGCCATCTCTGATGCCCGCTGTGTCTTTGACATGGGA GCTGAGGTTGGTTTCAACATGTATCTGCTTGATATCGGTGGTGGCTTTCCCGGATCTGAGGATGTAAAGCTTAAATTTGAAGAG ATTACCAGTGTAATCAACCCGGCGTTGGACAAGTATTTTCCATCGGACTCTGGAGTTAGGATCATAGCTGAGCCAGGCAGATACTATGTTGCATCAGCTTTCACACTAGCAGTTAATATCATTGCCAAAAAACGCGTATTAAAGGAACAGACAGGCTCTGATG ATGAAGATGAGTCAAGTGAACAGACGTTTATGTATTACGTGAACGATGGAGTGTATGGATCTTTCAACTGCATCCTCTACGATCACGCACACGTGAAGCCTCTTCTGCAGAAG AGACCCAAACCAGATGAGAAGTATTATTCGTCCAGCATCTGGGGACCGACCTGTGATGGCCTGGATCGCATTGTTGAGCGCTGTAACTTGCCCGAGATGCATGTGGGCGATTGGATGCTCTTTGAAAACATGGGTGCTTACACTGTCGCTGCTGCTTCTACTTTCAATGGATTCCAGAGACCAACCATCTACTATGTGATGTCAGGGCCAACATG GCAACTGATGCAGCAAATCCAGAACCACGACTTCCCCCCCGGCGTAGAGGAGCAGGACATCGGCACCCTGCCTGTGTCCTGTGCTTGGGAGAGTGGAATGAAACGGCACCCAGCAGCCCGCGCTTCAGCTCGTATTAATGTGTAG